The region ATCACtcggggtgatgaatcctctcttgaccactTTTCATATTCGCATACTTCATGGCATACCCCAAAACACCCTGTTTAGGCATCTGATCATCTCTTAATCCGTAGGGGTAAAATCAAATTATGTCATTtcccatacaagatgacctagtgtctcaagtctgAGGAGTAGTTGCACGACTATCACATGATAACATATTCCATAGACATTTAGGTGAAACACCAAATGAAGTTCTAATAACAGGTCATGTTCAGtaaacttgttctttaacaagcatCCACATGTTATCCTCAACTATCCTATATACTTCAACTTATGAGATTGATTGCTTACTTTCCAAGTAAtgaggcttaacatgtactaatctttgagcattgtcaatgccttgtcttgacaatacaatgaccatgaacaattttaagaacatagctttgatgcatagtgatATCATAAGTgaaacaactttacaattcttttACAAGGCTTTTATGTTCCATGGGTTTCATCCAATCAGTGCTTAGTAACTCtttattattgcactaacattaagaaaaacttctatcacatatagttatgtaattaaatatgtattaaatgataatatatattccttgaccAATCTAATTGGCTCAAGGGCGTATACCAACAATTTTCCACTTGCACTTGAGTCAATTGCTAATGTATCCAATATCGAACTTTTTCGCTTGGCAACTGTGTCTGTACTAGGATACCTCAAATTGCAATATTTGGAAATATGTTAATTTACATGTTTGACAATCTCTGTTGTCATAATTGAAATACTAATTTAGATTACAACGAGACCTTGATTCCATTATTATAGCTCTTGTTGTTACCTTAACAACTCGAAATCATTTATTGGTTCATTAAACCAATGATCCAagtatcttttcttttgtatcCTAAATAAAAGATTTGTATCcgattataaatataatcatGTAGTTATCTCTTGTTTTGGAACCGGTCCAATACAATTGCTCAATCATGACTTTCAGTCACTTCTAACATTTAGGATTCTTTCTAtgttaaactcttttaatatGTAATCCTAAATTCTTTTCTGGAGTCCCTTTCTAGGCTCTAACTCTTTAGtccaattataattttttttttagactGGTAAATGCATCTTGTACACTTTTAATGCATAACTTATCTTACTCCCACTAACCTTATAATGTGcacaaaatatgtttatcttATTCAATATATTCaactattttgaatttattacattGAATAGAGATTATTATCTAATCATTCATGTTGGATTATTTAGTAGACTCATCTTATATGAGTAGTACATCAATATGCGTCCTACtaatagtttatatttaatgGATTCATCTCATGAATTATGCATCCTTATGCATCCCATTAAATCAATCTTTGTGTATAGATCTTATCTATtggatttcataatttcataaCCCTTGATCTTTAAAAAGTCATTAGCTCCACTATTTCTATCATGTATAGAAATCCTACCAAGTAAACTTATTTACTTTCTTTTGGGGCATTATATCCATAACTTTTTATGTATAAATACATATTATAAGTTGTTCATCATTGGTTATGGGATGAAATCCTATCAAAGGTTAATTCATGCAATTAACTAGGTTTGGAATGCTTTATGATTCGTCTCTTATGAATTCAATATGATAATCAATTGTTATTTAGTTCTAAGCAATCTTAATTTAGATCCaagatttcattaaaaatgctcattgactaaatatgttcataatCCTATTATGAATTCATTGAGTTATGActcaattttatctaagtcaactcattaatttccttttctgattcataatcaaaagaaaaataatctaACAATGATCTTATCATTATGACTTAATATTGATTATCATATACGCAAGGTTATActtaaagataaataatttagagcaATTCCAAGATAAAATGAGATGtactataaatatataaatacatataagCTAAGCATCTCATGctagaaaaatataaatctatgtttcataaaaataaaataaaatattcagtCATAGGcccaaaaccaaaacatctCATCTTGACAATCATGTCATGAAAACATTCAatgttctaaaattatttattgttccaCAATTTAATCTAGGTCGACAAGCTTGATCACTATCAACTAGGGTTGTTCCCTTCATGATCCTATTTTTCACTGCTCTTTGTCATTAGTTCCTTCAATATGTCATACATATTATGTCATAcatattaaaatcattaataaaGAGTACAATATCATATATcaagtagtgaaaaataatCATCACGTGATTCATACCTAAAGTggaaacttttttttgtttcttccctTTGATGGATTCAAGATAATCCTTGCAATTGCACCTCTAATGCCCAAGTTTGCCATAAAAATGGCATTTGTCATTGTCCTTGTCCTTCTGCACTCTTTCCATAGGCTTCATATCTTTCAAAGTTGATGCCTTTTCACCCTTATctttcttagaaaattttctttccttatttttatttttcttagaagAAACAAGATGAATTAGAGGCTTCTCCTTCGCAATGGTGTTCTCAGTCTGTGTGAGCGTATTTAATAAGCCCACAAGGGTTACCTCAATCTTGTTCATGTTGAAGCTCAACATAAACTATGAATAGCTCTCTAGTAACGAAAAAAGTACAAGGTCTATGCTCAAATTATGATCCATAACCCAACCCAACTGCTCAAGTCGAGTGATATATCCTATCATCTTAAGCACATGAGGCCTTACTAGGCTTCCCTCAGATATCTTACATTGGAACAATTCCCTTGAAATATCGAATCTTTCTGTGCAACTTTCCTTATCGAACATTTCTCTAAGGTTTAGGATAATATCCAGAGCATTTATAGcttcatgttgcttttgaagATCTAGAGTCATACTAGCCAACATCACACATGTGGCATGATCGAGATCATCCATATAAACTCTATAGGCCTCATTGTCCTCATTTGTAGCACCGTCGCTAGATTCATTGGGAACAAGACTATCTAAGAAATAAacattttttctcttgtttcaaGACAATCTTGATATTGTGAAACCAGTCAATGAAATTTAGTCTTGTTAACTTGTTTGCATGAAGTATGCTTCTAAATGACAAACTATTCACCATGATAGATTTATATTCAATATAAACtaacatatataattattagtcactaacaaaaattatataatcataaagacAAAGTTTCAGAAtcttatatgattattctcaatattttatcaaaataatagccCTCTTCTATtatttcaagaatttaacttttaaactttttattgagCTAGGACCATTTTCATCCCACCATGACcttgagtgactcaacaaGTCATAATGAAACTAATTAGGTAGATAACTTAACTTACCAATTGTATTttatacaactcctagatcagTTAGGTGATAACTCTTTGTCTAAATGCATCATATACATTTTGCCTAACTATGCCTCTAATACTATGTGGTCATGTGTGACACATCTAAACAACATGgtactagttgagtaagacccaccaataACTCAAACGTACTCGTGAAAAAGTTTGGCTTTGAGTGACTCAAAAAGCCTCCAATTAAAAGAGCATCCTGATTATCTTGTTATATAGTGAAAGGTAACTTTTAGacttaatattttaatgagagattttatttattaattcattaattaaggtCTCATTAATTTGGCATTGTTGacatgcatagcatttattgcatttcacatatatctcatatatatatatatatatatatatactgaaaaataaatctatctcatGCCAACTTctaggatgattatggactttactAATTCTAATTTTCTCGAGCCATTAAGGAAATTAGTTGGTCAAAATCCTAGGGGATTTACACAAACATCGTCTTCAAGCTTTTCTTGTAATTTCCTTGAATCTCCATGGCGCCTTTGGATCTCCATCTTCAagttacaaaaattttttctaaCCCTAGTTTTACACTTTGatgtaactaattacattttataatcaagaAACCTCGAGTTACATTCGAGGGGAGTTACgtgagaaaagaattttacaacccagagaaaatagagataaGGCAGGATGCGCatacattattttaaaataaatactatgagaaataaatttaaccatcTATGACCTAATTTTCTAAAGtctaagtccataatcatcctcatgctttataatcataatcaaaagcaTAGAAATAAATGCAAATTCAATATCATTTGGTGATCTTATGTGTTATTTGAGAAAAGCATCAATTAATTCACTTAAAGTGCTAGACTCTTATTATTTTGtattgttttatttcaatttagtgtttaagaaattcctattttcaaaacacttaaaaGTAAACATTTTACTCCTTATTTCTTATTAGAATTCactgaaataaaattttcctttttaagacttttcattttaattcttttcataattaaaactcCTTTTAATCTTGGAAACATCTTTTTTTAGGTAAACTTCCTAAAATATATCTAagataacattttattttctaacatttagaacatgaattagtttCTTAAATTGTATGTTGTTCAAGTTACTTAAATGGTGACTTAACAAATTTGGAAACTtctagtcaaaccaaaattttaaggaaagtTCAATGCTATCACATAACTTTAGGAATTTCTTCTGAAGTATGAAACTATTTCCTTTGAATTTcacaaattaaaatactatccttaattttaagaatttcttttaaagtaggaaacaatttcttttttttttataaatcactcaaaattaaaataaatggcATTTAAGTGCTTTTAAAACTCCATAAATCACGAGTCAAACTGAGGAAAAAGTTGCTGAAAATTTTCAGCAAGTGTGTTTAACaattaaacacataattcataaagAATTAAGCCACCAAAACTGATCATAGCTGCCAAAAATTTTCTATATTGAATCTTTGTTATTTTGGAActcgaaaaattatttttatgaaccTTTTTCATACTAAATCAAGTTTAGCCGAAGCATgtagtaatttaatttaataaaactaatttttaacaattaaaaattgcTCATAACAATTACCCaatgttaataaaaaataatcaacgCACTAGTTTTCAAAACACCTTAAAACTATTCGGTTTTAATTTGGCTTTGCAAGCCTTTTTATCCAATCATTAATTCTTCAactaaatatgattttaaaccttttaaaacatgttttaataaattaattacatgttgtccagaattgaattaaaacagaaaaataaattttaaaaaaagcttTGAGAACCGATATATACCAAATCAACACATAAATCAATCGTATTAATTATCATCAAGAATCAAGCATGCATATtacataaaaatatcaaacaaaAGCTCTTATACCAATGTTGAGATTCGACttcataaacaatttaagATAACAATCATGTTATCATCCTTACATGTTTAGACCTTTCTGCTTAGAAATCCATAGTTAAATATTTCAATCTCTTACTTTTGCTATACATTCTTttcttgaaacattttatttacTCATAGATTATTACaacattatctttatttattcctATTTTTCAAAGATGTAGGTATGTTTAAAGCTACAGGCCAAATAGACATGGGATATCCTCCCCTTCATTGAGtttaaacaagaaaatttgatgaagggaaaggagagagagaatgaaacaAGGAATTTCCTAAGCTAAATATGAACTTGTTCAAACGATTACATCATGCACATCCACCAAATATATTATAGAAAGACTTGCTCAAAATACCATTCTACAACAGCTAATTTGTTCCCTTTAAATCTTTCCTTTGAGAGAAGAGATGAAGTCTTTCATTCTTCCCCATTCTGCCTCGACACTTTTCTCCTCCTCCTCAGCAACCTTGGCCTTGGCCGCATACTCTGGCCATTCCTTTCCCATTGCGTCCCGCTGCGCTTTCAAGTCCtgggaaattttgaaaatttcctTCCGCTCAGCCAAGATATtctctttattcttttgtgCCTCAACAACTTGCTCATGGAGAGAGGCAAGTTTTTGCTCTGCCTGTTTCACCTCTGCCTTGGCCTCTTTAAATTTGACTAAACTATCCTCTAAATTACGAGAAAGTGCCAGCTTGACAGATTCCTTCTCAGTAAGGAGATTCTTGTCCTGCACTGCTTTCACCACTCGCTCAGGTAGTTGTTTAAAGTTCTCCTCCATGGCCAACAACTCATTTTTTTGCTCAATCGTAAAGGTAGAGGAACAATCAAAACAAGATAGGACCTTGAAAGCCTTCTTAAGTGAAGAAATCATCCCTGAATCATAAAAGTTAGCTGGGGCCATGTTCAGGGCTTCATCTATGTTGACCAGAGCTTCCTTTGCTTCTTCTTGAGAAGAAACCATGTTCCCGCTTGCGAGCTCAGACTCTAAGCTAGTAAAGAATGTGTCCATATCTTCCTCAGTAGGGTCTTCAGGTTCAATGGTCTGAAATAAAGGGAAAGAAAGTAATAATAGAGATACCAAAGATgcataaaatatttacaataaaCTTGGCTGACTTACCTCACTCTGGGAAGAAGACTGATCTGCAGGTGGCAAATTTTGGTTGGTAGATTCTGCCTTATCTTGTCCTGGAGAAGACAGAACAGCAGGAGCTGAAAGGATAGCTGATGACCGAGTGGTGATTTCCTCTGGTTCGGCTATTGCAGTTTTTTGGTTGTCTATGGCTGCTTTACCATGATCAGCTTCCTTGCTCTTGAGTTTATCAGAAGCAGTTTCAAGTTCAACTATCAATGCATCTGACAGCAAATCAATAGTCCTATCGGTGGCAATGTAAGCTTCAACTAAGCATGCATCATTCACGAGATAGCCTCTCTTAGGGTCGAGTAATTCATCGAGAGGCATGAATGAAGTGAAGCCCCAATCATTCTCCTTTGCATTAAACTCATGGTCAGTAACTGGCAAACGCAAAGAGTATCAATTATTAACAACCATTTGAGCAAACAATCTGATGACAAactcaaagaagaagaaggcatGGAATAACATATTTGGCATCTGGTCTTTGCACGTTTCGACCATCTTTCAAGCATTTACCACCTGAGCCAGGGCCCAGGATcatatacaaaataaaaatgttgaGCCCCAAACAGAGAAATGCAAGATAGTGAAAATAAGAGGAACCATTCCATTAGCCAAGGAATAGAAATTAGAACAGAAAGCAGCGAAGATAATGATAGCAAGTTGTGTTCTTTAAACACGATTCCCCCAGTTCACACTTCGTTCCTAAAGCTTttgaggaaaggaaaagaggtGGGTCTACTAGAGCTACTTTATACTAATTAAGACGATCGCAGAGTGAGAGAGGGGAAAAGGCAATAAGTGAAGTTGTTTAGACTTGGAGGTGAGTGCTAGAACGAAATACCTTTTGTAATCGAATATTTACGATCAATTTGGTTGACGACAGTTAGTCTGAGTTGGGCATATCTACTCCATCCATAAGGCAAAGTTGCTGCATCCGCAACATCTACataaaatgaaatatgatCCACTCGGTTCCACTGGGGGTTCCCCTTGGGGAAGACAAGAAGTCGCCTGCCGAGCAGAATTGCAGATCTCAGTGATAGAAAAATGCAAGTTGAAACATTAGGAAAGCAACCCAATCCTTACAAGAAGATCAAAATTACCATTTGTTGCCACCAACATGGAAAGTGTTAGAGTAGAGCTTCTTGCATTTAATACAGGAGAAATTCTCAATCCTCCATGTGCACTTCCTCACTTGTTGACTCTCCACAGACTGAGACTCACTACTATCCACTGcactcaaaaacaaaaagaaggaaaaatggaGGAGAAGCATTAAAGAGTAAAAGGTGAAGCTATTTATGAATACCTTCTAGTTCTAGACCGTGCTCTATCCAGTCTTTGACCCTCCTCTGTTCGTTCATGGACATCCTTTCTTTATGCATGAACtctaactttcaaaaaaaaatttatgaatacCTTCCGTTATCAGATGATCTGCTTACAAAAACTGCTATGCTGGAGAAGGTAGAGTAGAGATGAAGTACttgtttatttgatcaacttaGCCTTTAAAATATCTGGTTTTTGACTTGAACCATATccttatattttttcaacaaagTAAATATCATTTGACTCTGGTCTTCCTTATCAGTTTAACTACTTTTCCACTACGTGGCCTTCAAGGTATTGCCCCTTTTCGATCACTTCTTGTCTTTATGATGCCACGGAATCTGTGGAAACCTTTTATACAAGTAGAAAACTATAAAACTAAGAAAAAGTAAGTTATATTTCAttgatttattataataaattatgacGTGATGCattgatataaaatataattaaattatcatataatatttttattttttagtaaatGTCACATTAATTCCAcctaacataaaaaataataaataatattttaattaatattaattaattaatcattaattataaatatttatttatttaaagtaaaaatataaaaatttaattaaatatatttaaaaatgaaaacttatgattttaaatttttttaaaaacattattctttttataaaaacagaTAATAAACGATGTCTTTGCATGGCAagcatacttttttttttttttggaaaggcTCAGAAAGCATAATATTGGTAGGGTCCAAAGTTAGACCGGCCTTCCCTCGAACTCTGCCTCTTCCTTGAGGCCTTTTGGTACAAACaatctttgaaattttttatattgaaagCAATGATAagtctaaaattaaaataaaatttttatattttattccatgatgatgatttttcttttgtagcGAAAAGGCTGGTACAAGTTGCCTGATTAACAAGCACCTTAGTAAATAGGATCAGATGATTTCCTTCTTCCTGACCAAGAATTAGAATACTACAACATACAAACTCGCTTGTAATCAAAGGGGATGGTGATCAGGAAGTAGAAATGTAACTTATAATTAAGgtgtaaatttaattcaaaattattaagacCAATGTGTTCAGAAGCAATTCATAAGTAAATCGAAAGAGGGAGGCAAACTGATGAGAATTGCAGGCATCTCATGCATATCCCATGTGTGAGTCTCCAATAGGTGCCAGGGTAACAATGCACCTGCTTTCAAGACTCAACATTCAAATTGCAATGGTGTATACATCAaggttttatgtgaaaatgcCCAAGTTCAGGGTTCTATTTCTCATTTCAACTGCCCCCCTTTCCGAGTAGTGACCCAAAAAAGCTATATAAAACAGAAAGAAGACATGCATGTCATTGCCGCTGCTTAATGCTCTCTCAATACATATAACAAAAAACTTTCTCAGCTCTTGAATCAACATTTAGAGAGAGCAGGCTAACAAAACCAACAGCCAAAGATGAGAACAAGACAGGGATCCTAAGACAAAAGAGTCTACAAATGGGAAACTACTCCAGAGGACTTACATAGACACCTCCACCATTTACAGTTCTAACTAGGAAGAGGAGGAATTTGGAAGAGAACTAACCTTCTTCAGTAGGCCTTTAATCTCACTCTCCAATTTTGCCTTCATCTCTGGGGAAAGATTATCCCCTGACCTCTCTAGCATTGACGTCATCATCTCAAGATTCTGCCTTATAAAGTCAATGGGAGGTGCATCACCAAGGTGAGGCGTCAAACCAGAAGGCTTTGCTGGAGTCCTGAGTACCTCCATGGGTTGACTATTTAGAATACTGTCATTCTGAAGGTGATAATTCATAAGGGTTGCGCCAAAAGGATTACTCTTTTCAAAACTCTTCACTGCGTTTCCAGCATCTTCACTCCTCATGAAAACAACCTGGGCGCTATTAGAATCTTTCATTATCAGAATCTCTGATTCCTTCAAGGGCCCAAACCTGCAAAATGTTGCCACTAAAGCTTCTTTTGAAGGCATGGAAGCACCTGGGGTAAATGTCAAGAGAAGAGTGGTCCCGAGGGGTTTTCCATTTGCCTCTGCTCtatcataatttataattatattttttgagcTTAAAGTAGCCTCTCCCTTCCTCCTCCTTCTCTTCCGCACAGGTTTCACCACAGATAAAACATTGTTTGCCTCCTGAAAATCTTTTCCCAATATGTTGGGTTCATTGCTAGTTCCATTTAAATCTGGTATTCCTGCAGCGAGCATAGGGTTTGGATGGCCAGATGGTGCTTTTGGCTTCCTCCCTCTCTTCTTCTGACATGGCTTAATTTCAGCTGCAAGCGCACCCATGTCTGGTCTTGCATGAGCATTTTTTCCACTAGAATCAGGCAGGCCAACATTCAACCCCTCCCTGTTACTTTGCTCAGGAATTGTTTTGATGGAATATGGGCCTGTCACTTGCAAATCTAACAACAACGAACTGGAGGTTGCAGTATTTCCATTTGCTCTAGTCTTTAAATGCTCTGAAGCAgctcttttcctctttctctttctaggcTCGGAAGCAATATGGCTCATAATTTGTGAATCTTCAGCCAATGGGATGGGCATAGCACCATTTCCATTTAAATCTGGTATGTCAGTAGCTTGTTTAGTCTGCTGACCAGCTAAAGTTTGTTTTCCATTAGGTGCTTCAGAGGCCATTGCTTGGAACTCTTTCACTGATAAGTTACATGTAGCAAAGTTTATGTTCACATCTGACAGGCCAGAAAGAGACTTAATTTTTGATCTCCCAGAGTTTGTCAGCTTCTTTCCCTTTTGCATTTTATTCCCAGGATACATACAGGGTGAGGAAGTAGGCTTCATGTCATGTGAATCATTCCCTGACAAAAAAGGATCAGTAGCTGTAGCCTCTTTCTGAC is a window of Theobroma cacao cultivar B97-61/B2 unplaced genomic scaffold, Criollo_cocoa_genome_V2, whole genome shotgun sequence DNA encoding:
- the LOC18586885 gene encoding MATH domain and coiled-coil domain-containing protein At3g58270; amino-acid sequence: MHKERMSMNEQRRVKDWIEHGLELEVDSSESQSVESQQVRKCTWRIENFSCIKCKKLYSNTFHVGGNKWRLLVFPKGNPQWNRVDHISFYVDVADAATLPYGWSRYAQLRLTVVNQIDRKYSITKVTDHEFNAKENDWGFTSFMPLDELLDPKRGYLVNDACLVEAYIATDRTIDLLSDALIVELETASDKLKSKEADHGKAAIDNQKTAIAEPEEITTRSSAILSAPAVLSSPGQDKAESTNQNLPPADQSSSQSETIEPEDPTEEDMDTFFTSLESELASGNMVSSQEEAKEALVNIDEALNMAPANFYDSGMISSLKKAFKVLSCFDCSSTFTIEQKNELLAMEENFKQLPERVVKAVQDKNLLTEKESVKLALSRNLEDSLVKFKEAKAEVKQAEQKLASLHEQVVEAQKNKENILAERKEIFKISQDLKAQRDAMGKEWPEYAAKAKVAEEEEKSVEAEWGRMKDFISSLKGKI